From a region of the Kiritimatiellales bacterium genome:
- the pta gene encoding phosphate acetyltransferase, translating to MKRSAFIEAVIKTAQANPRTIVLPEGSDDRVVTAANQIMEEKISRIVIIGDDSLKTRLNPGVQVINPETSDRLNEYARTFYEMRKSKGITPEQAMQTVKTPNYFGMIMVYSGAAAGLVSGAVHSTADTVRPALQIIKGARKGGMVSSMFFMVCNGVPYVFSDCGLVENPTEDELAQIAVQSAQTAKQFNIPATVAMLSYSTKGSAKNPLVDKVVNATAKAKILIDTELAGQGIKLDGEFQLDAAIVPSVGQSKAPGSDVAGNARVLIFPDLNAGNIGYKLTQRLGGAEAYGPILQGLKKPVNDLSRGCSVEDIVGVAAITVVQSL from the coding sequence ATGAAGCGCAGTGCATTTATTGAAGCGGTGATCAAAACCGCGCAGGCAAATCCACGTACGATTGTGCTGCCGGAAGGCTCAGATGACCGCGTGGTCACCGCTGCCAATCAGATTATGGAAGAAAAAATTTCACGCATTGTGATTATTGGCGATGACTCATTGAAAACGCGCCTAAATCCCGGTGTTCAGGTGATCAATCCGGAAACATCAGATCGATTGAATGAATATGCCCGGACATTTTATGAAATGCGGAAATCCAAGGGCATTACGCCGGAACAGGCGATGCAAACAGTAAAAACGCCGAATTATTTCGGAATGATAATGGTGTACTCTGGTGCGGCCGCTGGTTTAGTTTCCGGTGCCGTGCATTCCACTGCCGACACAGTTCGCCCGGCGCTCCAGATTATTAAAGGTGCGCGTAAAGGCGGCATGGTTTCATCAATGTTCTTCATGGTTTGCAATGGTGTACCGTACGTGTTTTCAGATTGCGGTCTGGTCGAAAATCCGACCGAAGACGAACTGGCTCAGATTGCTGTACAAAGCGCACAGACGGCAAAGCAGTTTAATATTCCGGCGACGGTGGCAATGCTTTCGTATTCAACGAAAGGTTCGGCGAAAAATCCGCTGGTCGACAAGGTGGTAAATGCTACTGCAAAAGCAAAAATATTGATTGATACCGAACTTGCCGGACAGGGTATTAAACTTGACGGCGAGTTTCAATTAGATGCCGCGATCGTTCCGTCAGTTGGCCAGTCCAAAGCACCGGGCAGCGATGTTGCCGGTAATGCGCGTGTGCTGATTTTTCCGGATTTGAATGCCGGTAATATCGGTTACAAATTAACGCAGCGTCTTGGCGGAGCGGAAGCATACGGCCCGATCCTGCAAGGGTTGAAAAAGCCGGTGAATGATCTGTCACGCGGCTGCAGCGTTGAGGATATTGTCGGTGTCGCCGCAATTACTGTTGTACAATCCCTTTAA
- a CDS encoding acetate kinase, which yields MPKKVLVINSGSSSIKYKLYQSTAKKNGFKVLAQGGAERIRISGASVDCKRPDMEREHHYMDLPDHKKAITAIFEMLTDPEKGPLKSLSELSGVGHRVVHGGEDFTASVLIDGDVVTAIRKNSILAPLHNPPNLMGIQAIYELYPEMPQVAVFDTAIHQTMPPKAYLYGLPREQYTVHKIRRYGFHGTSHGYVAKKAAQELQKPLEKLKIITCHLGNGDSITAFNKGVSIDTSMGLTPLAGILMGTRSGDLDPYVPLHIMQTQDLNVEQAAAMMNKQGGLLGLCGFSDMRDVCRGADGGDSNCIEALEFFVYAIQKYVGAYIAALDGVDAIVFTAGIGENAAIIREKILANFGYIGLKLNKRANEANKTLISTAGSKVKALVIHTDEEMVIASDTFEILNAKK from the coding sequence ATGCCAAAAAAAGTTCTGGTTATTAATTCCGGTTCGTCGTCGATCAAATACAAATTGTATCAATCCACTGCAAAAAAAAATGGATTTAAAGTGCTTGCGCAGGGCGGAGCGGAGCGTATCAGAATTTCCGGTGCGAGTGTCGACTGTAAACGTCCGGACATGGAACGTGAACATCATTACATGGATCTGCCGGATCATAAGAAAGCGATCACGGCGATTTTTGAAATGTTGACAGATCCCGAAAAGGGACCGCTGAAAAGTCTGAGTGAACTTTCCGGAGTTGGCCATCGTGTGGTTCACGGCGGTGAAGATTTTACCGCGTCGGTCTTAATCGACGGTGATGTGGTTACAGCGATTCGTAAAAATTCGATTCTGGCACCGTTGCATAATCCGCCCAATTTAATGGGCATCCAGGCAATTTATGAACTTTATCCCGAAATGCCTCAGGTTGCCGTGTTTGATACAGCGATTCACCAGACCATGCCGCCGAAAGCGTATTTATATGGACTGCCGCGTGAGCAGTACACTGTACATAAAATCCGGCGTTACGGTTTCCACGGTACGTCACATGGGTACGTGGCCAAAAAAGCGGCACAGGAGTTGCAGAAACCGCTTGAAAAACTTAAAATTATTACCTGTCACCTTGGTAACGGCGATTCGATTACGGCGTTTAATAAAGGTGTGTCCATTGATACCTCAATGGGATTAACACCGCTTGCTGGAATTTTAATGGGGACACGTTCCGGTGATCTGGATCCGTATGTTCCGCTGCATATCATGCAGACGCAGGATCTGAACGTCGAACAGGCCGCAGCCATGATGAATAAACAGGGAGGACTGCTTGGCTTGTGCGGTTTCAGCGATATGCGCGATGTCTGTAGGGGTGCAGATGGCGGCGATTCAAACTGTATCGAAGCGCTGGAATTTTTTGTTTATGCCATTCAGAAGTATGTTGGCGCATATATTGCGGCACTGGATGGCGTTGATGCGATCGTGTTTACTGCCGGAATCGGCGAAAATGCTGCAATCATCAGAGAAAAAATCCTTGCGAATTTTGGTTATATCGGGTTGAAGCTTAATAAGCGCGCCAATGAAGCAAACAAAACGCTGATCAGC